A stretch of the Actinoalloteichus fjordicus genome encodes the following:
- a CDS encoding AfsR/SARP family transcriptional regulator, with protein MSELLFGVLGPVVACRGSVAVRLPSGKRRLVLAVLLLHADDRVDREQIIDVVWGDRPPPSAVNLVQKYVGEVRRALGLDSRTLESVGHGYLLRVSPEQLDSGRFVRLLAEAVQRRVVGDQAGARLGLGEASALWRGPAFSGIETADAVTERARLDEYRVRAWEELAELDLSRGENVPAIAELSRLAAEHPFRERVRELHMIALYRGGRHAEALAVFQDVRRLLAEELGADPGPRLRMVHEQILRADPALDSAGELPQPVLSPVCQLPSDIPTSPAASPSSTACSRP; from the coding sequence ATGTCAGAACTGCTCTTCGGGGTACTCGGGCCCGTCGTGGCATGTCGGGGCTCGGTGGCGGTGCGACTGCCGTCGGGAAAGCGACGGCTGGTCCTGGCGGTCCTGCTGCTGCACGCCGACGATCGGGTCGATCGAGAACAGATCATCGACGTCGTCTGGGGCGACAGACCGCCACCGAGTGCGGTCAACCTCGTGCAGAAGTACGTCGGGGAGGTTCGCCGAGCGCTGGGCCTGGACAGTCGCACGCTGGAGTCGGTCGGCCACGGCTATCTGCTCCGGGTGAGCCCGGAACAGCTCGACAGTGGACGGTTCGTCCGGCTCCTCGCCGAGGCTGTGCAGCGTCGGGTCGTCGGTGATCAGGCAGGCGCGCGGCTCGGGCTGGGCGAGGCGTCGGCGTTGTGGCGCGGCCCGGCCTTCAGCGGCATCGAGACCGCCGACGCCGTGACCGAGCGAGCGCGCCTCGACGAGTATCGGGTCCGCGCATGGGAGGAGCTGGCCGAACTCGATCTGTCGCGCGGCGAGAACGTGCCTGCGATCGCCGAGCTGTCCAGGCTGGCCGCCGAACACCCGTTTCGAGAACGAGTGCGCGAGCTGCACATGATCGCGCTCTATCGAGGGGGCAGGCACGCCGAGGCGCTGGCGGTGTTCCAGGACGTCCGAAGACTGCTGGCCGAGGAACTCGGCGCCGATCCGGGGCCTCGGCTGCGCATGGTGCACGAGCAGATCCTGCGGGCTGATCCCGCACTCGACTCGGCGGGCGAGCTGCCGCAGCCGGTGCTATCGCCGGTCTGTCAGCTTCCCTCAGACATCCCGACCTCACCGGCCGCGTCGCCGAGTTCGACAGCCTGCTCGCGACCTTGA
- a CDS encoding SHOCT domain-containing protein has translation MPYWDHGQAGGGWLMLLGMLIFWAGLITVVVLVLRRFAHASPRHGGWAGGDQGGGAYHVLDDRFARGEIDRDEYESRRATLRESHGRSESGR, from the coding sequence ATGCCGTACTGGGATCACGGTCAGGCAGGCGGGGGCTGGCTCATGCTCCTCGGAATGCTCATCTTCTGGGCCGGGCTGATCACCGTGGTGGTGCTCGTGCTTCGCCGGTTCGCACACGCGTCACCTCGGCACGGCGGTTGGGCAGGCGGCGACCAGGGCGGCGGCGCGTACCACGTCCTCGACGACAGGTTCGCCCGAGGCGAGATCGACAGGGACGAGTACGAGAGTCGACGGGCGACCCTGCGCGAGTCACACGGCAGATCGGAATCGGGGCGCTGA